Proteins from a single region of Thermoanaerobaculales bacterium:
- the sppA gene encoding signal peptide peptidase SppA has product MARVRTLLLGVGCLLVLLAGLIAALVALGLSSPTLPKQVVLAVNLSGPLPELAAQDPLARFGGGAPVSLRELHAALGEAAHDERVVGLRVHVDSYQGGFATTQEIRSLVTEVSAAGKWTASYLDTAGEFAPGNSAYYLASACDEVSLNPAGDVNLIGLSARSPFLRGTLDKLGIEPEFPGRGDYKTARFLYTERDFTPAHREMIGWLVDSLMGQMVGDIAASRELAPDQVRGLIDRAPYFGKEALDAGLVDRLEEWPEFTKRVEELAGDRAETVGVRSYLKRLRSPHHGQRIAVVSGIGAIMRGPSGKGFGLFGAEDVMGSDTVAQAFRDARQAHGVKAVVFRVDSPGGSALASEIIRREMVRTAEELPVVVSMKDVAASGGYWVSCGARKIIADPGTQTGSIGVLGGHLNMDRFWADKLGVTFGRLDAGRNANLYGSLETWTDEQRAIVDRMLDRIYDDFLDRASAARGMSREAVDAIARGRVWTGAQALDNGLVDELGGFDRAVAVARELAGIGAEERVELVDFPKLRPWWQELAQQRHPDEAAAALAAELGQAWRTGRLAAPGPVWMPPVFVE; this is encoded by the coding sequence ATGGCCAGAGTGCGAACCCTGTTGCTCGGAGTCGGATGCCTGCTGGTCCTGCTGGCGGGCCTGATCGCGGCGCTGGTCGCCCTCGGTCTGAGCAGCCCCACGCTGCCCAAGCAGGTGGTGCTTGCCGTCAACCTGTCCGGGCCGCTCCCCGAGCTGGCGGCGCAGGACCCCCTCGCCCGCTTCGGCGGCGGCGCTCCGGTCAGCCTGCGCGAGCTTCACGCCGCGCTCGGCGAGGCCGCGCATGACGAGCGGGTGGTCGGGCTGAGGGTGCACGTCGACTCCTACCAGGGCGGGTTCGCGACCACGCAGGAGATCCGCTCGCTCGTCACGGAGGTCAGCGCCGCCGGCAAGTGGACCGCCTCGTACCTCGACACCGCGGGCGAGTTCGCGCCGGGCAACTCGGCCTACTACCTCGCGTCGGCCTGCGACGAGGTCTCCCTGAACCCGGCCGGCGACGTCAACCTGATCGGGCTCTCCGCGCGGTCGCCGTTCCTGCGCGGGACCCTGGACAAGCTCGGCATCGAGCCCGAGTTTCCCGGCCGCGGCGACTACAAGACCGCCCGCTTCCTGTACACCGAGCGGGACTTCACGCCGGCCCATCGGGAGATGATCGGTTGGCTCGTCGACTCGCTGATGGGGCAGATGGTCGGCGACATCGCGGCGAGCCGGGAGTTGGCTCCTGACCAGGTCCGCGGGCTCATCGACCGAGCGCCCTACTTCGGCAAGGAGGCGCTGGATGCCGGGCTCGTCGACCGGCTCGAGGAGTGGCCGGAGTTCACCAAGCGGGTCGAGGAGCTGGCGGGTGATCGTGCCGAGACGGTCGGCGTCCGCTCCTACCTCAAGCGCCTGCGATCGCCGCACCACGGGCAGCGGATCGCCGTGGTCAGCGGGATCGGGGCCATCATGCGCGGGCCCAGCGGCAAGGGCTTCGGCCTTTTCGGCGCCGAGGACGTGATGGGCTCGGATACCGTCGCCCAGGCCTTCCGCGACGCCCGCCAGGCGCATGGCGTCAAGGCCGTGGTCTTCCGCGTCGACTCGCCCGGGGGCAGCGCACTGGCCTCCGAGATCATCCGCCGGGAGATGGTGCGGACGGCCGAGGAGCTGCCGGTGGTGGTGTCGATGAAGGACGTTGCCGCCTCCGGCGGCTACTGGGTGTCGTGCGGCGCGCGCAAGATCATCGCCGACCCGGGCACGCAGACCGGATCGATCGGAGTGCTCGGCGGGCACCTCAACATGGACCGCTTCTGGGCCGACAAGCTGGGCGTGACCTTCGGCCGTCTCGATGCCGGCCGCAACGCCAACCTCTACGGCAGCCTCGAGACCTGGACCGACGAGCAGCGGGCGATCGTCGACCGCATGCTCGACAGGATCTACGACGACTTCCTGGATCGCGCCTCGGCAGCCCGCGGGATGTCGAGGGAGGCCGTGGACGCCATCGCCCGGGGCCGGGTGTGGACCGGCGCCCAGGCGCTCGACAACGGCCTGGTCGACGAGCTCGGCGGCTTCGACCGCGCGGTCGCGGTCGCGCGTGAGCTCGCCGGCATCGGCGCCGAGGAGCGGGTCGAGCTGGTGGACTTCCCGAAGCTGCGGCCGTGGTGGCAGGAGTTGGCGCAGCAGCGCCACCCGGACGAGGCTGCCGCCGCGCTGGCCGCCGAGCTGGGGCAGGCGTGGCGGACCGGCCGGCTCGCCGCGCCAGGGCCGGTGTGGATGCCGCCGGTGTTCGTCGAGTAG
- a CDS encoding NAD(P)H-dependent oxidoreductase subunit E — translation MATRAPGRSAAGANAGASIEGGEICTTCALSPDCDDRRHHPPPVLECDRYEARDWSFEVVAALVDRHLGQRGGLIAMLEAIQAKYGYLPEGALRVVAERSGRSLVDVYGVATFYRAFSLEPRGKHLCSVCVGTACHVRGAPQVRDEFVKQLDVEAGRTTDDGEFTLETVNCLGACALGPIVVMDGHYFSNVDRRKVGDILTRTREGLDLVVQAGDQRVFPVEVFCARCNHSLMDAQHPIEGQPSVRVTVSFGGSHGWLRLSSLYGSYAIESEHEIPIDVVANFFCPFCHAEIAGATDCPHCAAPMVPLIVRGGGMVQICSRRGCRSHMLDLDGVNL, via the coding sequence ATGGCGACGCGAGCTCCGGGAAGGTCCGCAGCCGGCGCCAATGCCGGCGCGAGCATCGAAGGCGGCGAGATCTGCACCACCTGTGCGCTCTCTCCTGACTGCGACGATCGCCGCCACCATCCGCCACCGGTGCTGGAATGCGATCGCTACGAGGCGCGTGACTGGAGCTTCGAGGTGGTGGCGGCCCTGGTCGATCGGCACCTCGGGCAGCGCGGTGGGCTGATCGCGATGCTCGAAGCGATCCAGGCCAAGTACGGCTACCTGCCCGAGGGCGCGCTGCGGGTGGTCGCCGAACGTTCCGGCCGCTCGCTGGTCGACGTCTACGGTGTCGCCACGTTCTATCGTGCGTTCAGCCTCGAGCCCCGAGGCAAGCACCTGTGCTCGGTGTGCGTGGGCACCGCCTGCCACGTGCGCGGGGCGCCGCAGGTCCGTGACGAGTTCGTCAAGCAGCTCGACGTCGAGGCCGGCCGGACGACCGACGACGGCGAGTTCACCCTCGAGACCGTCAACTGCCTCGGCGCCTGCGCCCTCGGACCGATCGTCGTCATGGACGGCCACTACTTCTCCAACGTCGACCGGCGAAAGGTCGGCGACATCCTGACCAGGACGAGGGAGGGCCTCGACCTCGTGGTGCAGGCTGGCGACCAGCGGGTGTTCCCGGTCGAAGTCTTCTGCGCACGCTGCAATCACAGCCTGATGGATGCACAGCATCCGATCGAGGGCCAGCCTTCGGTCAGGGTGACGGTGTCGTTCGGCGGCAGCCACGGCTGGCTGCGGCTTTCCTCGCTGTACGGCAGCTACGCCATCGAGTCGGAGCACGAGATCCCGATCGACGTGGTGGCCAACTTCTTCTGCCCGTTCTGCCACGCCGAGATCGCCGGCGCGACCGACTGTCCGCACTGCGCGGCGCCGATGGTGCCTCTGATCGTTCGCGGCGGCGGCATGGTCCAGATCTGCTCGCGTCGCGGCTGCCGCAGCCACATGCTCGACCTCGACGGCGTCAATCTGTGA
- a CDS encoding NADH-ubiquinone oxidoreductase-F iron-sulfur binding region domain-containing protein: MERLRSIDEFHGLCERLRIDRGGDGLPTIVIPAGTCGQASGANDLIRIAKRTVLERGLGDRVRLRITGCHGYCQAEPSVLVEPQRTFYPRLASDSMARIVEAVVENRVLEDLLFVDPATGRRVERQDDVPFFAHQRRRLIARNEGVDPIRIFNAVERGGYTAFVRLLESGKPEDVIDALRQAGLRGRGGAGFPTWRKWTMLAEQPAGRGKFLVCNADEGDPGAYMDRSLLEGNPHSILEGMLIGAFTTRATEGVVYVRAEYPLAIKHLTIALRQARELGLLGADILGTGFDFDVSLVRGAGAFVCGEETALIASVEGRMGEPRQRPPFPVQRGIDSRPTVINNVETWANVPVIVGDTAPSDAREGSDRDRGTKIFSLVGKIANTGLVEVPIGTPIADIVYGIGGGSSSGKRIKAVQTGGPSGGCIPASRFDLPIDYDSLKQAGSIMGSGGMIVMDVDTCMVDVAKYFMNFLRDESCGKCFTCRKGTQRMHEILEDIGEGRGTLEQIDLLEELAEVVRDTSMCGLGQSAANPVLSTLRYFRDEYRRHVVNHRCDAFVCSRLVGAPCQTACPLGTEAWRYVAHIARGEVDEAYRVIRETNPFPSVCARACDHPCEERCRAGTSGGTAVAIRALKRFVTDRADPAAHHPARRSWPNGDPPRVAVIGAGPAGLTAAHRLSLAGCRVTVFEADAAPGGMLFCAIPSYRLPREVVKREIDALLDDNIEMCCSTALGRDITVDGLFGSGYGAVLLAMGAHKSRPLALPGEDAPGVFPSIEFLKSFNIRGEQLAKGRVAVIGGGNSAIDAARTAMRQRDVESVTILYRRTRHEMPAFQEEIDAAIEEGIALETLVAPTQIGTTNGVFSHLECVRNTLGDPDASGRRSPVPIPGSEFRLELDTLIVAISEDSGVDAITPARGGRIEITDHNTVMIDRETMETSRYGVFAAGDVTTGPNTIVQAIAAGRRAAEMIELFLLGEPLEKPATATLPRVYVEPPPSLDVEAAPGERVETPRASVAWRRRNFAEVEVTLSPDEARREAGRCLRCDLEFTRPAERELAKVGG, from the coding sequence ATGGAGAGACTGCGGTCGATCGACGAGTTCCACGGGCTGTGCGAGCGCCTGCGCATCGACCGCGGCGGCGACGGCCTGCCGACGATCGTGATTCCGGCCGGCACCTGCGGCCAGGCGAGCGGCGCCAACGACCTGATCCGGATCGCCAAGCGGACGGTCCTCGAGCGCGGGCTCGGCGATCGCGTGCGCCTCCGGATCACCGGGTGCCACGGATACTGCCAGGCCGAGCCCTCGGTGCTCGTCGAGCCGCAGCGCACGTTCTACCCCCGGCTGGCGAGTGACAGCATGGCCCGCATCGTCGAGGCGGTGGTGGAAAACCGTGTCCTCGAGGACCTGCTGTTCGTCGATCCGGCGACCGGTAGGCGCGTCGAGCGCCAGGACGACGTCCCGTTCTTCGCCCACCAGCGCCGGCGGCTGATCGCGCGCAACGAAGGGGTGGACCCGATCCGGATCTTCAACGCCGTCGAGCGGGGCGGCTACACTGCGTTCGTCAGGCTCCTCGAGTCGGGCAAACCGGAGGACGTGATCGACGCGCTTCGCCAGGCCGGGCTGCGCGGCCGCGGCGGCGCCGGTTTCCCGACCTGGCGCAAGTGGACGATGCTCGCCGAGCAGCCCGCCGGTCGCGGCAAGTTCCTGGTGTGCAACGCCGACGAGGGCGACCCGGGCGCCTACATGGACCGCAGCCTGCTCGAGGGCAACCCGCACTCGATCCTCGAGGGCATGCTGATCGGGGCCTTCACCACCCGGGCGACCGAGGGCGTGGTCTACGTCAGGGCCGAGTACCCGCTCGCCATCAAGCACCTCACGATCGCGCTCCGCCAGGCCCGCGAGCTCGGGCTGCTCGGCGCGGACATCCTCGGCACCGGGTTCGACTTCGACGTCTCCCTGGTGCGCGGCGCCGGCGCCTTCGTCTGCGGCGAGGAGACGGCGCTGATCGCCTCGGTCGAGGGCCGGATGGGCGAGCCGCGGCAGCGGCCGCCGTTCCCGGTCCAGCGCGGCATCGACTCCCGGCCGACCGTGATCAACAACGTCGAGACCTGGGCGAACGTGCCGGTCATCGTCGGTGACACAGCACCGTCGGACGCCCGGGAGGGCTCCGATCGCGACCGGGGCACCAAGATCTTCAGCCTGGTCGGCAAGATCGCCAACACCGGGCTGGTCGAGGTGCCGATCGGCACCCCCATCGCCGACATCGTCTACGGCATCGGCGGCGGCTCGTCGTCGGGCAAGCGGATCAAGGCAGTGCAGACCGGCGGCCCTTCTGGCGGCTGCATTCCCGCGTCCCGGTTCGACCTGCCGATCGACTACGACAGCCTCAAGCAGGCCGGCTCGATCATGGGATCGGGCGGCATGATCGTGATGGATGTCGACACCTGCATGGTCGACGTCGCGAAGTACTTCATGAACTTCCTGCGCGACGAGTCCTGCGGCAAGTGCTTCACCTGCCGCAAGGGCACCCAGCGGATGCACGAGATCCTGGAGGACATCGGCGAAGGCCGGGGGACCCTGGAGCAGATCGACCTGCTCGAGGAGCTGGCCGAGGTGGTGCGGGACACCTCGATGTGCGGCCTCGGCCAGTCGGCCGCCAACCCGGTGCTCAGCACCCTGCGCTACTTCCGCGACGAGTACCGGCGCCATGTCGTGAATCACCGGTGTGACGCTTTCGTGTGCAGCCGGCTGGTCGGGGCGCCGTGCCAGACGGCGTGCCCGCTGGGGACCGAGGCGTGGCGCTACGTCGCGCACATCGCGCGCGGCGAGGTCGACGAGGCCTACCGGGTGATCCGCGAGACCAATCCGTTCCCGTCAGTCTGCGCACGCGCCTGCGACCACCCGTGCGAGGAGCGCTGCCGGGCCGGCACCAGCGGCGGCACCGCGGTGGCGATCCGCGCGCTCAAGCGCTTTGTCACCGACCGCGCCGACCCTGCGGCGCACCATCCGGCGCGGCGCTCGTGGCCGAACGGCGACCCTCCCCGGGTCGCCGTGATCGGGGCCGGGCCCGCCGGCCTGACGGCGGCTCATCGGCTCTCCCTGGCGGGCTGCCGAGTGACCGTCTTCGAGGCCGACGCCGCTCCGGGCGGCATGCTGTTCTGCGCGATCCCGTCGTACCGGCTGCCCCGCGAGGTCGTCAAGCGGGAGATCGACGCCCTGCTCGACGACAACATCGAAATGTGCTGCAGCACCGCGCTCGGCCGCGACATCACGGTCGACGGCCTGTTCGGGAGCGGGTACGGCGCGGTGCTGCTGGCGATGGGCGCGCACAAGAGCCGTCCGCTCGCCCTGCCGGGCGAGGACGCCCCCGGGGTGTTTCCCTCGATCGAGTTCCTGAAGTCCTTCAACATCCGCGGCGAGCAGCTGGCGAAGGGCCGCGTGGCGGTGATCGGCGGCGGCAACTCCGCGATCGATGCCGCCCGCACCGCCATGCGACAGCGCGACGTCGAGAGCGTCACCATTCTCTACCGTCGCACGCGCCACGAGATGCCGGCGTTCCAGGAGGAGATCGACGCCGCGATCGAAGAGGGCATCGCGCTCGAAACGCTGGTGGCGCCGACCCAGATCGGCACCACCAACGGCGTGTTCTCGCACCTCGAGTGCGTCCGCAACACGCTCGGCGATCCGGACGCGAGCGGCCGCCGGAGCCCGGTGCCCATCCCCGGCAGCGAGTTTCGACTGGAGCTGGACACGCTGATCGTGGCGATCAGCGAGGACTCGGGCGTCGACGCGATCACCCCGGCGCGCGGCGGCCGCATCGAGATCACCGACCACAACACCGTCATGATCGACCGCGAGACCATGGAGACAAGCCGCTACGGGGTGTTCGCCGCGGGCGACGTGACGACCGGGCCGAACACCATCGTTCAGGCGATCGCCGCCGGTCGGCGCGCGGCGGAGATGATCGAGCTCTTCCTGCTCGGAGAGCCTCTCGAGAAACCGGCGACCGCCACCCTGCCGAGGGTCTACGTCGAGCCGCCTC